In a genomic window of Mucilaginibacter sp. KACC 22063:
- a CDS encoding glycoside hydrolase family 13 protein yields the protein MRKSLLLITCCMLTALGLRAQIPALERVEPMFWWTGMANPNVQLLVHGNNIASRQVQLSYPGVKLVAVHKVENSNYLFIDLKLFSSAVPGTFPIKFVKKGEKDLTYNYTLYLRNRSANRVQGVTNKDLIYLIMPDRFSNGDPSNDKVKGMREMGLNRDSMYSRHGGDIKGIMNHLDYIKDLGVTAIWLTPEIENDEPHASYHGYAVTDYYKIDPRYGTNELYKQYVEKCHAMGLKVIKDLVHNHIGTESFLIQDMPMKSWVHQWPKYTNSNYRDMAVMDPHAADIDKKIMMDGWFDHRMADLNENNPYVQNYLTQNHIWWVEYAGIDGFRLDTYPYNDAAYMAKWAQDVQREFPKLSIYGETLTWSTVDQAFFLGGNTVNRGFDTHLPGVTDAVMKDAMMEALNGKEGWTDGVGRLYAVLTQDFLYQDPTRNVIFLDNHDMSRFLSVVGEDFTKYKSGMAMLMTLRGIPQMYYGDEILMKNFSNPDGLVREDFAGGWAGDKDNKFTADGRSKKENEAFNYVRTLANYRKNTTALQTGKLLQYIPQKGIYVYFRYDDKKRIMVVFNGTDKEDSIETAYFSEGIKGATKAKNVITGETVDIKKLTLKGRETLVLELIPATAKQ from the coding sequence ATGAGAAAATCATTACTTCTTATTACCTGCTGCATGCTTACAGCTTTGGGATTGCGTGCGCAAATACCTGCGCTGGAACGCGTAGAACCCATGTTTTGGTGGACAGGCATGGCAAATCCCAACGTTCAATTACTGGTTCATGGCAACAATATTGCAAGCCGCCAGGTACAGCTTTCTTACCCTGGTGTAAAGCTTGTTGCAGTGCATAAAGTTGAAAATTCTAATTACTTATTCATCGATCTTAAGCTTTTTTCTTCGGCAGTTCCGGGAACGTTCCCGATAAAATTTGTTAAAAAGGGAGAAAAGGATTTAACTTACAACTACACCTTATATCTGCGCAACCGCTCGGCTAACCGGGTACAGGGTGTAACCAACAAGGACCTGATCTACCTGATCATGCCCGACCGTTTTTCAAACGGCGACCCATCAAACGACAAGGTAAAAGGCATGCGTGAAATGGGCCTTAACCGCGACTCGATGTACAGCCGTCATGGTGGCGATATTAAAGGTATCATGAACCACCTGGACTATATCAAAGATCTTGGCGTTACTGCCATCTGGTTAACCCCGGAAATTGAGAACGATGAGCCTCATGCCTCTTATCATGGCTATGCTGTAACTGATTACTATAAAATTGATCCGCGCTATGGCACCAATGAGCTTTATAAGCAATATGTGGAGAAATGCCATGCAATGGGCTTAAAAGTAATTAAAGACCTGGTGCATAATCATATTGGTACCGAATCATTCCTGATACAGGACATGCCGATGAAAAGCTGGGTACACCAGTGGCCAAAGTACACCAACTCAAACTATCGCGATATGGCGGTAATGGACCCTCACGCTGCGGATATCGATAAAAAAATTATGATGGATGGCTGGTTTGACCATCGCATGGCCGACCTTAACGAGAACAACCCTTATGTACAGAACTATCTTACGCAAAACCACATCTGGTGGGTGGAGTATGCCGGTATCGATGGTTTTCGTTTAGACACCTACCCTTACAATGATGCCGCTTACATGGCTAAATGGGCACAGGATGTACAGCGTGAGTTCCCTAAGCTTTCCATCTATGGCGAAACACTTACATGGTCAACCGTTGATCAGGCTTTCTTCTTAGGCGGCAACACCGTTAACCGTGGCTTTGACACCCATTTACCGGGCGTAACTGATGCAGTGATGAAAGATGCCATGATGGAAGCCCTCAATGGTAAAGAAGGCTGGACAGACGGCGTTGGCCGCTTGTATGCTGTACTTACGCAGGACTTCTTATACCAGGACCCTACCCGCAATGTGATCTTTTTGGATAACCATGATATGAGCCGCTTCCTATCGGTTGTGGGCGAGGATTTTACCAAATACAAATCAGGCATGGCCATGCTGATGACTTTACGCGGCATTCCGCAAATGTATTACGGCGACGAGATCCTGATGAAAAACTTTTCGAACCCCGACGGCCTGGTGCGTGAAGATTTTGCAGGCGGATGGGCAGGTGATAAAGACAACAAGTTTACTGCCGATGGCCGCAGTAAAAAAGAAAACGAAGCTTTTAACTACGTCCGCACATTGGCCAACTACCGTAAAAACACCACTGCTTTGCAAACAGGTAAACTGCTGCAATACATTCCGCAAAAAGGTATTTATGTGTATTTTAGGTACGATGATAAAAAGCGTATAATGGTAGTATTTAACGGCACAGATAAAGAAGATTCAATTGAAACGGCTTATTTCTCTGAAGGCATAAAAGGCGCCACTAAAGCTAAAAATGTGATCACCGGTGAAACGGTTGATATTAAAAAACTGACTTTAAAAGGCAGGGAAACCCTTGTACTTGAGCTGATACCGGCAACTGCCAAACAATAA
- the gap gene encoding type I glyceraldehyde-3-phosphate dehydrogenase produces MKIGINGFGRIGRLAFRAAIARPDVEVVGINDLVEPDYMAYMLKYDSTHGKFDGTIAVEGGHLVVNGKTIRVTAEKDPANLKWNEVGAEVIIESTGLFLTQETAQKHIDAGAKKVVMSAPAKDDTPTFVMGVNHKQLKADQNIVSNASCTTNCLAPVAKVLNDKFGIEEGLMSTIHAVTATQKTVDGPSAKDWRGGRGAYQNIIPSSTGAAKAVGLVLPELKGKLTGMSFRVPVADVSVVDLTARLKTPATYEQIKAAMKEASEGELKGILGYTEDEVVSEDFKGDARTSIFDAKAGIALSENFVKVVSWYDNEWGYSNKLIDLVQEIGKL; encoded by the coding sequence ATGAAAATAGGAATTAACGGTTTTGGCCGCATCGGCCGCTTAGCTTTCAGAGCTGCAATTGCAAGACCTGATGTTGAAGTTGTAGGTATAAATGACCTTGTTGAGCCAGATTACATGGCTTACATGTTAAAATACGACTCAACTCACGGTAAATTTGATGGCACTATTGCAGTTGAAGGCGGCCACCTTGTAGTAAACGGTAAAACTATCCGTGTTACTGCAGAGAAAGATCCGGCTAACCTTAAATGGAACGAAGTTGGCGCTGAGGTTATCATCGAGTCAACCGGTTTGTTCTTAACTCAGGAAACTGCTCAAAAACATATTGATGCTGGTGCTAAAAAGGTAGTAATGTCTGCCCCTGCAAAAGATGATACCCCTACTTTCGTTATGGGTGTTAACCACAAACAATTAAAAGCAGATCAAAATATCGTTTCAAATGCATCATGTACTACCAACTGTTTAGCACCTGTTGCTAAAGTATTGAATGATAAATTCGGTATTGAAGAAGGTTTAATGAGCACAATCCACGCGGTAACTGCTACTCAGAAAACAGTTGACGGCCCATCGGCTAAAGACTGGAGAGGCGGCCGTGGTGCTTACCAAAACATCATCCCTTCATCAACCGGTGCTGCTAAAGCTGTAGGTTTAGTATTACCTGAATTAAAAGGTAAATTAACTGGTATGTCATTCCGTGTTCCGGTTGCCGACGTATCTGTAGTTGACTTAACTGCACGCTTAAAAACTCCTGCTACTTATGAGCAGATCAAAGCGGCTATGAAAGAAGCATCTGAAGGCGAACTTAAAGGCATTTTAGGTTACACTGAAGACGAAGTTGTATCAGAAGATTTCAAAGGTGATGCACGTACTTCAATTTTTGATGCTAAAGCTGGTATCGCATTAAGCGAAAACTTTGTAAAAGTTGTTTCTTGGTACGATAACGAGTGGGGTTACTCAAACAAACTGATCGACTTAGTACAAGAGATCGGTAAACTATAA
- a CDS encoding NUDIX hydrolase, translated as MEVSLPTFESVFSIDCVIFGFDAGELKVLLIERNEEPFKDWLALPGYIVSQNESIDNAAERILYELTGLRDLHMEQFHTFGEVNRHPQGRVITVAYYALIRINGQKELRPVTQYARKAFWHPVSDLPKLAFDHSEIFKTGFNKIRRRLSYQPIAFELLPEKFTLTQLQMLYEAILSKKLDKRNFRKKMLSYGFLKELDEKQKGVSYRAAKLYKFDKRKYAKIFQNELTME; from the coding sequence TTGGAAGTTTCACTACCCACTTTTGAATCGGTATTTTCGATCGACTGTGTAATATTTGGCTTTGATGCCGGAGAATTAAAAGTATTACTCATCGAGAGAAATGAAGAGCCATTTAAGGATTGGCTCGCTTTGCCGGGCTATATAGTTAGCCAGAACGAGAGCATTGATAATGCTGCCGAACGTATTTTGTATGAGCTAACCGGCCTGCGCGATTTGCACATGGAGCAGTTTCATACCTTTGGCGAGGTAAACAGGCACCCTCAGGGGCGTGTAATTACCGTGGCTTATTATGCGCTTATCCGTATTAACGGGCAAAAAGAATTACGGCCGGTTACCCAGTATGCGCGTAAAGCGTTTTGGCACCCCGTAAGCGACCTCCCTAAACTGGCGTTCGACCACAGCGAGATCTTTAAAACAGGCTTTAACAAAATACGCCGCCGGTTAAGCTACCAGCCAATAGCGTTCGAGCTTTTGCCTGAGAAATTTACCCTAACCCAGTTGCAGATGCTTTATGAAGCTATTTTAAGCAAGAAGCTGGATAAACGTAATTTTCGTAAAAAGATGCTGAGCTATGGGTTTTTGAAGGAACTTGATGAAAAACAGAAAGGCGTATCTTACCGTGCCGCCAAGCTATATAAGTTTGATAAACGCAAATACGCCAAGATATTCCAGAATGAACTGACGATGGAATAA
- a CDS encoding ImmA/IrrE family metallo-endopeptidase — MPVITQNIHRLLHLLELFHFSKRDLLSLLNKNRKKQLDEDSVFNSEVKVSTLNAVDKIFGKGLAYYVDPENPIRSEKESIFFRKENFNADLNLTAKQIVNKYEQEKISYETLLKLLDIRKDRILKNFSIKDDPLAVSEYARSLIYPTNNIKDDKAFLKQIIANMASFNILVWEHVERPRLNLKANIAGFYLSPDVIVIKWQKHIKREIFTLLHELGHYLLDKEDIDNFIEIDEPNQNQNSIENWCNNFAFGFLAGNRYYSIINELTEGSAENDYHHQLVNEISRQTHLSELAIYTRLLKIKKINTSSYYNISQNIMAEIEKKSLAESAILEQKKIEAEAKGIKIIIPPVKPIRSPLYLDTLQFALNSGFISEYEFCSKLNINDIGEFI; from the coding sequence ATGCCAGTTATAACACAGAACATACATAGATTGCTTCACTTACTGGAATTGTTTCACTTTTCCAAGCGCGACCTATTAAGTCTACTTAATAAAAATAGGAAAAAGCAACTGGATGAAGATAGTGTATTTAATTCAGAGGTCAAGGTAAGTACTTTAAATGCTGTTGATAAAATCTTTGGTAAAGGTTTAGCATATTATGTCGATCCAGAAAATCCTATCCGGAGTGAAAAGGAAAGTATTTTTTTTAGAAAAGAAAATTTTAATGCTGATTTAAATTTAACAGCAAAACAGATAGTAAATAAATATGAGCAAGAAAAGATTTCATATGAAACATTATTAAAGCTCTTAGACATACGTAAAGATAGGATATTAAAAAACTTCTCTATTAAGGATGATCCATTGGCTGTCTCAGAATATGCTAGATCATTGATTTATCCAACAAATAATATTAAAGATGACAAGGCATTTTTAAAACAAATAATTGCTAACATGGCGTCTTTTAATATATTGGTATGGGAACATGTTGAACGCCCAAGGTTAAATTTAAAAGCGAATATTGCTGGATTTTATTTATCGCCAGATGTTATAGTAATTAAATGGCAAAAACATATTAAGAGAGAAATATTTACCTTACTTCACGAGCTTGGTCATTATCTTCTGGATAAAGAAGATATAGATAATTTTATAGAAATAGATGAGCCAAATCAAAACCAAAATTCTATAGAAAATTGGTGTAATAACTTCGCTTTCGGTTTCTTAGCAGGTAATAGATATTATTCAATAATTAATGAACTTACTGAAGGCTCAGCTGAAAATGACTATCATCATCAATTAGTAAATGAAATTTCGAGACAAACTCACTTAAGTGAATTAGCTATTTATACTAGGTTATTAAAAATTAAAAAAATTAACACCAGTTCTTACTATAATATTTCTCAAAATATTATGGCCGAGATTGAAAAGAAATCTCTTGCTGAAAGTGCAATTTTGGAGCAAAAAAAGATTGAAGCTGAAGCAAAAGGAATTAAAATAATAATTCCGCCTGTTAAGCCTATTAGATCTCCTCTATATCTTGATACACTACAATTTGCTTTAAACTCAGGTTTTATCAGCGAATATGAGTTTTGTTCGAAACTAAACATTAACGATATAGGAGAATTTATTTAA
- a CDS encoding thermonuclease family protein translates to MNRFKKAFTFLLIALVFACQRDNLLRVVGVKDGDTIVVLTPDHQNITVRLAEVDCPEKSQAFGQAAKQFTSDLCFGKSVKLDGSEHDRYGRTVAKVILEDGRILNYELVKNGYAWQYKHYSNNPALAVYEQQAREQHLGLWQDPNPTPPWEFRQQKRQGTSNGSKEEYYPKKRKYKKHKSRKDNFPAFEYNDSL, encoded by the coding sequence ATGAACAGGTTTAAAAAAGCATTTACTTTCTTGTTAATCGCTTTGGTTTTTGCCTGCCAGAGAGACAATTTATTAAGGGTAGTAGGTGTGAAGGATGGTGATACGATTGTGGTGCTTACGCCCGATCATCAGAATATTACCGTAAGGCTTGCCGAGGTAGACTGCCCAGAGAAAAGCCAGGCATTCGGGCAGGCTGCCAAGCAGTTTACCTCGGATTTGTGCTTTGGTAAAAGTGTAAAACTGGACGGAAGCGAGCATGACAGGTACGGGCGCACTGTAGCGAAGGTAATATTAGAAGACGGCCGTATCTTAAATTATGAGTTGGTGAAAAACGGTTACGCGTGGCAATACAAACATTATTCAAACAACCCGGCGTTGGCAGTTTACGAGCAGCAGGCGCGGGAACAACATTTAGGGCTGTGGCAAGATCCAAACCCTACGCCGCCGTGGGAGTTTCGCCAGCAGAAACGGCAAGGAACATCAAATGGCAGCAAGGAAGAGTATTACCCTAAAAAGCGGAAGTACAAGAAACACAAAAGCAGGAAAGATAACTTTCCTGCTTTTGAATATAATGATAGCCTGTAA
- the pfkA gene encoding 6-phosphofructokinase, with protein MDKVSKIAVLTSGGDAPGMNPCIRAVVRTAIYNNLEVVGVKQGYQGLIDNDIYDMSRRSVSNILDLGGTILKTARCLDFRTEEGMEKAYKNLQDRGINGLVVIGGDGTFTGALRFSKKYPDIAVMGVPGTIDNDLGGTDYTLGFDTATNTVIEALDKIRDTADAHDRLFFIEVMGRDAGCIALRAGISTGAEAILLPEKETAIEELIEGLKAGEYNKKSSSIVIVAEGDKRGAYDVAQMVQKEVKFYDVKVTILGHMQRGGSPTAFDRILGSRMGFAAVNALINGETQKMVGLRGNSIATTPLEEALNMHEFKLEDDLMEMVKILNI; from the coding sequence ATGGATAAAGTCTCAAAAATAGCTGTTCTTACTTCTGGTGGCGATGCGCCAGGCATGAATCCTTGTATCCGCGCGGTGGTTCGCACGGCCATTTACAACAATTTAGAAGTTGTTGGCGTGAAACAAGGATACCAGGGTTTGATAGATAATGATATATATGATATGAGCCGTCGGTCGGTAAGTAACATACTCGACCTCGGTGGCACCATCTTAAAAACTGCGCGTTGTCTTGACTTCCGTACTGAAGAAGGTATGGAAAAGGCCTATAAAAACCTGCAGGACCGTGGCATTAACGGCCTGGTGGTAATTGGCGGCGACGGTACCTTTACCGGTGCATTGCGGTTCTCTAAAAAATATCCTGATATTGCCGTAATGGGCGTACCGGGAACCATTGACAATGACCTTGGCGGCACCGATTATACCCTTGGATTTGATACTGCTACCAATACCGTAATTGAAGCATTAGACAAGATACGTGATACTGCAGATGCGCATGACCGCCTCTTCTTTATTGAAGTGATGGGTCGCGATGCTGGTTGTATCGCCTTACGTGCAGGTATTTCAACCGGTGCAGAGGCCATCTTATTGCCTGAGAAAGAAACCGCTATTGAAGAACTGATAGAGGGGCTTAAAGCGGGCGAATACAATAAAAAATCATCGAGCATTGTTATAGTAGCTGAGGGCGATAAACGCGGCGCCTATGACGTTGCCCAGATGGTACAGAAAGAGGTTAAGTTTTACGATGTTAAAGTAACCATTCTTGGTCACATGCAGCGTGGCGGCAGCCCAACCGCTTTTGACCGTATCTTAGGCAGCCGCATGGGCTTTGCAGCGGTAAATGCGCTTATCAACGGCGAAACGCAAAAAATGGTTGGCCTAAGGGGCAACAGCATTGCCACTACCCCGCTCGAAGAAGCATTAAACATGCATGAGTTTAAGCTGGAAGACGACCTGATGGAAATGGTTAAAATTTTAAATATATAA
- a CDS encoding N-acetylglucosamine kinase, translating into MIIIADGGSTKTNWCLVTEDGKKVYFNTEGYNPYFASTEYIIKSLHEGLPTDLEKDKIREVNYYGAGCNVPEKNKIVADAMQAVFTNAKVSIGHDLLAAARALLGNNEGFAAILGTGTNTCTYDGKQITQNIDSGAYILGDEGSGCYIGKKLLVDYLRGYMPEAVRNIFWETYKLTPDEVNDRVYSQPLANRFCASFSKFVYDNNVNIEYSRSIVYNSFQDFFRNLVTHYPNYKDYTFNCIGSVGYNFRNVLEEVANENGMKVGNIIRSPIDNLVKYHLELASTTQI; encoded by the coding sequence ATGATCATCATCGCTGACGGCGGCTCTACTAAAACAAACTGGTGTTTAGTTACTGAAGACGGTAAGAAGGTTTATTTCAATACCGAAGGCTACAATCCATACTTTGCAAGTACAGAGTACATTATTAAATCGCTACATGAAGGTTTACCTACCGACCTTGAAAAAGACAAAATCCGCGAGGTTAACTACTACGGTGCCGGTTGTAACGTACCCGAGAAAAATAAAATAGTTGCAGACGCTATGCAAGCCGTTTTCACTAATGCCAAAGTAAGCATTGGCCATGATCTTCTTGCTGCTGCCAGAGCTTTACTGGGCAACAACGAAGGTTTTGCTGCTATTTTAGGTACCGGTACCAATACCTGTACTTATGATGGTAAACAGATCACACAAAATATCGACTCGGGCGCCTACATTTTAGGTGATGAAGGCAGTGGTTGCTACATTGGCAAAAAACTGCTGGTTGATTATTTAAGAGGATATATGCCCGAAGCTGTTCGCAACATTTTCTGGGAAACCTATAAACTTACTCCTGACGAAGTGAACGACCGTGTTTACTCTCAGCCGCTGGCCAACCGTTTCTGCGCAAGCTTCAGCAAGTTTGTTTATGATAACAATGTAAATATCGAATACTCACGTAGTATCGTATATAACTCGTTCCAGGACTTTTTCCGTAACCTGGTAACCCATTATCCAAACTACAAAGATTATACTTTTAACTGTATCGGTTCTGTAGGTTACAACTTCCGCAATGTGCTGGAAGAAGTTGCTAACGAAAACGGAATGAAAGTGGGCAACATCATCCGCTCACCTATAGATAACCTGGTGAAATACCACCTTGAGCTTGCCTCAACTACACAGATCTAA
- the pgmB gene encoding beta-phosphoglucomutase has translation MTTTIKACIFDLDGVIVDTAVYHYKAWKRLANELGFDFTEHQNEQLKGVSRTRSLELILGWGGVTKTAEEQVELATRKNNWYVEMINQMTPAEILPGAKEFLEACRNTGLKTALGSASKNSMTILNKVGIANLFDAIVDGNHVTTPKPDPEVFLKGAEALGVAPAECVVFEDAIAGVQAAKNGGMKAVGIGSPDVLTEADLVVSGLDKVTIETIKEL, from the coding sequence ATGACGACAACTATTAAAGCCTGTATTTTCGACCTTGATGGGGTAATTGTAGATACAGCTGTTTATCATTATAAAGCCTGGAAACGCCTAGCTAATGAACTGGGTTTCGATTTTACTGAACACCAGAACGAACAGTTAAAAGGCGTAAGCCGCACCCGCTCGCTCGAACTGATACTGGGTTGGGGCGGTGTCACCAAAACCGCTGAAGAACAGGTAGAACTGGCCACCAGAAAAAACAACTGGTATGTGGAGATGATCAACCAGATGACACCTGCTGAGATTTTGCCCGGAGCAAAAGAATTTTTAGAGGCATGCCGAAATACAGGGTTAAAGACCGCATTAGGTTCAGCCAGCAAAAACTCCATGACCATTTTAAACAAAGTAGGCATTGCCAATTTATTTGATGCCATTGTTGATGGCAACCATGTTACCACACCCAAACCCGATCCTGAAGTATTTTTAAAAGGTGCCGAAGCACTAGGGGTTGCCCCTGCCGAATGTGTGGTATTTGAAGATGCCATTGCAGGTGTACAAGCTGCTAAAAATGGCGGCATGAAGGCTGTAGGTATCGGCTCGCCTGATGTATTAACCGAGGCTGATCTGGTAGTAAGCGGCTTGGACAAAGTAACTATTGAAACAATAAAGGAATTATAA
- a CDS encoding glycoside hydrolase family 65 protein, translating to MKDYIKVDEWKIIEEGFNPHYNKISESIFSLGNGRMGQRANFEEAYSGETLQGNYVAGVYYPDKTRVGWWKNGYPEYFAKVLNAANWIGIDIRVGGEPIDLATNRVDEFRRELNMKEGFLKRTFRADVGKTLVDAEVIRFCSIVDDEVGVIQYNFRPIGVDSALTIAITPYINGNVKNQDANYDENFWNEIDKNIWSDGGYVHMKTKKTGFDVVTGMKCVILIDGKPVDVKPEPVVKEKFIGIEYKLYVEDMQEVTILKFAANLSSQNHTVDQLIDNLKTVLEKAIDKGFETMLAEQAAAWAEKWKHNDIIIEGDASAQQGIRFNIFQLNQTYTGEDDRLNIGPKGFTGEKYGGSTYWDTEAYCVPFYLATAPQKVTRNLLLYRYKQLGKAIENAASLGFKNGAALYPMVTMDGTECHNEWEITFEEIHRNGAIAYAIFNYVRYTGDEAYLADYGLEVLIAIARFWSQRVNWSEDKQQYVMLGVTGPNEYENNINNNWYTSTIAVWCMKYALEVAEKVKSADADKYHALAAKISFNEAEESAKWSDIIEKMYYPYSEKHGVFLQQDGYLDKEQILVKDLPADQRPINQKWSWDRILRSCFIKQADVLQGIYFFEDQYDMDTIRRNFDFYEPRTVHESSLSPCVHAILAAKLGDETRAYEFYLRTSRLDLDDYNNDTEDGCHTTSMAGTWMSVVEGFGGMRVKDGKLSFQPFLPAKWNSFSFHVGFRGTLLNIKVSKDGVQITNHSEAETVVIVHGKEQLVKANDELLVEA from the coding sequence ATGAAAGATTATATCAAAGTTGATGAGTGGAAGATCATAGAAGAAGGATTTAATCCTCATTACAATAAAATATCAGAAAGTATCTTCAGCCTTGGTAACGGCCGTATGGGTCAGCGCGCCAATTTTGAAGAGGCCTACAGCGGCGAAACCTTGCAGGGCAATTATGTTGCCGGGGTTTACTATCCGGATAAAACCCGTGTGGGCTGGTGGAAAAACGGCTATCCTGAATACTTTGCCAAAGTACTTAACGCTGCCAACTGGATTGGTATTGATATACGTGTTGGAGGTGAGCCAATTGATTTAGCTACAAATAGAGTTGATGAATTCCGACGGGAATTAAATATGAAAGAAGGATTTCTGAAAAGAACCTTTAGAGCAGATGTAGGTAAAACTTTAGTAGACGCAGAAGTAATCCGTTTTTGTAGTATCGTTGATGACGAAGTAGGCGTAATCCAATATAATTTTCGACCTATAGGTGTAGATTCTGCTCTTACAATTGCAATTACACCTTACATAAATGGCAATGTAAAAAACCAAGACGCTAATTATGATGAAAATTTTTGGAATGAAATAGATAAAAATATATGGTCTGACGGTGGTTACGTCCACATGAAGACCAAGAAGACAGGCTTTGATGTCGTAACGGGCATGAAATGCGTTATCCTAATCGATGGCAAACCTGTAGATGTCAAGCCGGAGCCCGTGGTTAAAGAAAAGTTCATCGGCATTGAATATAAATTATACGTGGAGGATATGCAGGAGGTTACGATCTTAAAATTTGCTGCTAATCTTTCTTCACAAAATCATACCGTTGATCAGTTAATAGATAATCTAAAAACTGTTCTTGAAAAAGCTATCGACAAAGGTTTTGAAACCATGCTTGCCGAACAGGCAGCAGCCTGGGCAGAGAAATGGAAACATAACGACATTATCATTGAAGGCGATGCTTCGGCACAACAAGGCATCCGCTTTAATATTTTCCAGCTTAACCAAACTTATACTGGCGAGGATGACCGCCTGAACATCGGCCCTAAAGGCTTTACCGGCGAAAAATACGGCGGTTCAACTTACTGGGATACCGAAGCTTATTGCGTTCCGTTTTACCTGGCTACTGCACCTCAAAAAGTTACCCGCAACCTGCTGCTTTACCGTTATAAGCAATTAGGCAAGGCTATTGAGAATGCAGCATCGCTTGGCTTTAAAAATGGCGCAGCATTGTATCCAATGGTAACTATGGATGGCACCGAGTGCCATAACGAATGGGAGATCACCTTTGAAGAAATCCACCGTAACGGTGCTATAGCTTATGCTATCTTCAATTATGTACGTTACACCGGCGACGAAGCTTACCTTGCTGATTATGGTCTGGAAGTACTGATTGCTATCGCCCGTTTCTGGTCGCAGCGCGTGAACTGGAGCGAGGACAAGCAACAGTATGTTATGCTGGGTGTTACCGGCCCTAACGAGTATGAAAACAACATCAACAACAACTGGTATACCAGTACCATTGCTGTTTGGTGTATGAAATATGCTTTGGAAGTTGCTGAAAAAGTGAAGTCGGCAGATGCTGATAAATATCACGCTTTAGCAGCGAAAATCAGCTTCAATGAGGCTGAGGAATCGGCAAAATGGAGTGACATTATCGAAAAAATGTACTATCCATACTCAGAAAAACATGGCGTGTTCCTACAGCAGGATGGTTACCTGGATAAAGAACAGATTTTAGTGAAAGATTTACCTGCCGACCAGCGCCCTATTAATCAAAAATGGAGCTGGGACCGCATACTTCGCTCCTGCTTTATTAAACAGGCAGATGTTTTGCAAGGCATTTACTTCTTTGAAGATCAGTATGATATGGATACCATCCGTCGTAACTTTGATTTTTATGAGCCGCGTACCGTGCATGAATCATCGCTTTCACCATGCGTACACGCCATTCTTGCTGCCAAATTAGGCGACGAAACACGCGCTTATGAGTTTTACCTGCGTACATCGCGCTTAGATCTTGACGATTACAATAACGACACTGAAGACGGCTGCCATACTACCTCAATGGCAGGTACATGGATGTCGGTTGTTGAGGGATTTGGCGGTATGCGCGTTAAAGATGGCAAATTATCTTTCCAGCCTTTCCTGCCGGCTAAATGGAATTCATTTTCATTCCATGTAGGCTTCCGCGGCACTTTGCTAAATATCAAAGTAAGCAAAGATGGTGTGCAGATCACTAACCATTCAGAAGCAGAAACTGTAGTGATCGTACACGGTAAAGAACAGCTTGTAAAAGCAAACGACGAGCTATTGGTAGAAGCTTAA
- a CDS encoding DUF4411 family protein encodes MVAVFDTSSFMSLVKNYLPLDSSGELKNLICEKYLSGEIRVIQEVVEECKYTAKGIILNSLDFIKTRTDLHINTKSIIPSRDFMNLLNNEFRDHQAIKTKALDSAAVDNEKSTYLNQADCRLMLYCQKIAGENPMIVTEESTYGNDGKIHKKIPTNCSFLSIPCATLPELLTQHYKLSIYIK; translated from the coding sequence ATGGTTGCCGTTTTTGATACTTCTTCTTTTATGAGCTTAGTTAAGAACTATCTTCCATTAGATAGTAGTGGGGAGCTAAAAAATCTAATTTGCGAGAAATATCTAAGCGGTGAAATAAGGGTGATTCAAGAGGTGGTCGAAGAATGTAAGTACACTGCGAAGGGCATCATTTTAAATTCCTTAGATTTTATAAAGACTAGGACGGACTTACATATTAATACTAAAAGTATTATTCCTTCAAGAGATTTTATGAATTTGTTAAATAACGAGTTCAGAGATCATCAAGCAATAAAAACAAAGGCTTTGGATAGTGCTGCTGTCGACAATGAAAAATCAACGTATCTTAACCAAGCAGACTGTAGGTTGATGTTGTATTGTCAAAAAATTGCAGGGGAAAATCCAATGATAGTTACAGAAGAAAGTACATATGGAAATGATGGAAAGATTCATAAAAAAATACCTACTAATTGTAGCTTTTTGTCAATTCCGTGCGCAACTCTACCGGAACTATTGACCCAGCATTATAAATTATCAATATATATAAAATAA